The DNA sequence CGCCGTGCAGCGACCCAATCCGAATCACAATCCCAATCCTGATTCAAATTTCAATGAGTACAACCACCAATCCCGATTCCACAGAACACTCGCCGAAACAGAGTGAGAAACAACTTGACCGACTGCGAGACAAACTCGGTGACGCCGAGTTCATCAACGACCCCGAACTGACCGAACGCGTAAGGCAGTGGGAGAAACGCTCGTTCGAACTCCCAGCAGGCGACGTTGAAGAGCATATTGAGTCCCAGATCACGGACCTGAAAGCCAGCGGCTACGCTATGTTCGCTCGCGAGGGGCTCGAGGATGCGACCGACGAATTCCCCGATGCGTGTAGCAAATGCCCACACTACGGCGGGGGCTGTCCAATCGCCACCCAGCGTGTGGTTCGCCAGGAGGTGAGCCGTATCGTAACGCAGGCCGAGACGGATTCGGCGTTCCGACGCGAAATGCGCTCGCTTGCCGAAGACTATCGCTGCCACCGGATACCGGAGTGGCTTTCGGAGTGGTCGAATCGCTACACCGAAATCATCCAAGAGGGCCTCGAGTTACAGCGCGAAATCGACAAGCAAATCCAATCGATGGCGTCGAAAGGCGCACAGAAACGCGTCGACCTCCGGGCTGACGACGATGAGAACGGAGGCCACCGATGAACTGGGCGCTAATCGCCGTTGCGATCCTCGTTTCCGCCGCTATCGTATTCGCTGCTTGGTGGCTCTCGCGTTCGATGCGTGACGACACAACCGACGCTACAGAGCGCGTCCAACAGGACTCGAGCAATCCCGATCGGTCGGGTGACCCAGCCCACAAGAAGGGGTCAACGAGAGTCCCGATACGCGACCGGGCGAAGGCCACCTCGAGAACCGCAAAGGTGTTTTTCGGTTCACTCGCACTGCTGGGAATCATCCTCGCTGTCTTCGCCTACCAGACGCTTCGGACGGGCTCACCTGCGGAGGTGATGTTCTCTGATCAACTGCTAACGGCGCTCAAAGTCGGTATCGGCGTCGTCGCGGGTATCATGATATCGAATATCGGCCAGCGGTATGAGGGCCAACTCATCAACGTCTACGAGGGTGACGATGGCAACACGCGCGAAGAGATTATCCCCATCGACGTTCGCAACGTCGGCAGTGACGAAGGTAACCCAATCGTTAAAGAGTACTCCCAAAGCCGTCTATTCGGCGTTTTCCGACGCTACAAGCACTGTGCTGAAGAGCCAGAACTCGAGAACACCCATCGAGCGCCGGGGAAGGTGATCGAACACCAAATCCCCGATCACGCCTTCCAGGTCGACTCGACGACGTGGGTTAACCTCACGACCAAACAAAACGATACCGAGAACCCCGATACGCGACCGGATTACGTCTACTCAAGCCCGGTCGAACTCTCCTATGAGAAATATATCGACATGAAACAGAAGATTCGCCGTCAGGACACTAAAATGCGAGGGCTCGAGGCCACGCTCGCCACCGTCGAACGCGAATTCTCGAAAATCGAGCGCCTCCTCCTGAGCGGTGACCACAAAACCGAACAGGACGTTCGCAACCAGATCAAAGAAATCGCTCAAATCCTGGGGAGCGTCTCTGGCTTCGGCGAGACGATGAACCAAGAGGCCCGGTCAACCTACGTCGATACTGGCGGGAACGGGCAACAACCCCAACAGGCTCACCCAGACGGGGGTGAGCGACGATGAAGCCCGCCTGGACTCGAGCGCTTACGCTCGCACTCGTGGCTCTATTTCTGTGTTCGATGGCCGTTCCGCTGGCCGCCGCCGACACGAGTGCTGGCCCATCGATCGATCACGCTCACAGCTCTGTTTTCGCTCAAGAAAACAACGAGACAGCGACGAACGAAAGTGACGCCGGTAACGATACAGAGACAGACACCGATTCGGACGAATTCGAGGATAGCAATGTCTCGGACGGCGAACCCGGCCTCGCTGATCGGGTACGCGTCTCGCCTGTCTCACTCGGTGACGAAGACTGGCTCGAGACAACGACTGAGGATTCAGACGAAGCGTTCAACACCACTGGCCCGTTCGCTCTGTTCACGCTTTCAGAACCCGCTGAGAACGTTCGGATAGCCCAGAGTGACGCCGAGGCCACACTGCTCGAGGGCGACACCACAATCCTCGTCGAGTACGAACCCGGCGCGGCTGGTTCCTCGAGTACGTTCTTCGAACTCGAGGTTTTCTTCCCCGATAGCTCTACCAGTTCGATCGATCTCTATGCGACGAGTACCGAAGTCTCGGCAGCAGCAGCGGAACTCGAGGCCTACGGCGGGCTTATCGACGATATGCAAGACTCCGCCGAAGAGGAAGGCTACGACACCGACCCAAGCGGGCTCGAGGACTACTACGATTGGCGCGTCGAACGCGCTACGCTCGTTGATTCGTTCCTCGTCGAACGGGCGGCCCAACTCCTTATCTTGGCGATTATGGCCGCCGAGAACCCGCTCGTGTGGATTCTCATACTGCTCTCGATTGCCGTGGCCGCCTACCGCCGCGAACAGGCTCACGGCTGGATTCTCGACCGGATTGAGAACGATTCGGGTGAAACAGCGAGACAGCAAGAGCAACTTGAGGCAGAATACCGCCGCGACAAGCAGACGGCCAATGAGGAATTCATCGGCGAACTCCCACAGATCAACGACCAACAGGCGGTGTACTGGAACGATAGCTTCGATATCCACAGCACGCTCCAACTCGCCGAACTCGCACTCCGTGGTCCGCGAGACCTCGAAATCTCTAGTGACGCGCAACCGGATGGCGGGCAACCGGAATCAGCAATCGCCGAACTCGAGGCTGAAACCATCCACAATTCGTGGCTGGCCGAAGTGTACACGACCAACCGTCTGAGCGGCCCGCGTGAGGCACTCTCCTGTCTCAAAGCCGCCCTGATCCGCATGGAAGCCACCTACTCGATGGGTCACCGCTACTCCGGAGTCAGAAACGACGTCGAACAGCTACTCGATGAGATCGACGAACTCGAGCGAGGATTCTGAAATGCCAGACAAAGACGACACGAACGAAAGTGAGCGACCGCTCCCTGCTACCGTCACAGAAATCGACTCTCGAGACACACCTACAGAGGGGACACTCGAGGACACAGGGACGAACAACAGAGACGAAACCTCGAGTACATACGCAGACGGGCGCTCGTGGACAGGACGCGCTCGAGGCGGCCTCTCGAGTGTCCGGTCGAACCTATCCTCACTCGCGAACGGAATTGCCTCACGGGTACGTAACGCCGGCTCTCGAGTCTCCAGGCTCTGGGGGTGGCTGAAAACTCTCCCAACACGAGTGAAAAACGGCCTGTTGCTCTGGATACTCGGCCCCGAGGACACCGTAGGGACACGTATCGGCTCTGCCGCACTGTTCGGTGCGCTTGCGTTCCTCTTCGGTGGTATCTATCTCTGGATGTCACGCGGCCTCGAACACTCCGGAGACTCCTCGTGGTTCATGGGCCGACTGTTCGGCGTTGCCACGAGTCTGTGGACCTATGCGCTGTTGTTGTTGCTCGTGGTCGCCGGAATCAAATGGATGGGTCGTCGTCGAAAAGCCTCGAGAGCCGCCGCCAAAACCGGGTTTTCCGAACGGACGGTCAAACGGCTGGCTGCCGAAGCCGAGACCACCGATGGCACCGAGACGGTCGTCGTCACTCCTGCCGAAAGCGTTCGCGAGACGGCTTCGCAGTTACTCGATATTTTCGGGATTGCACCGGCACATATCGATGTGGCCGACGTGCATACGATCGATGAGGATACCGTCGACGCCGCACAGGATAGCGCGGATGCCGCCGATATCGATGATATAGTCGTTCACCCCCGCGCAAACCTGAGTACAACCGACCACCTTCGAATGACACAACTCGAGTTGATATCGACGCTCGAGTCTCGAGACCTGCTGTGGAACTTCGGTTTCCCCGCTGCGGTCACGTTCGTGATCGGGCTGTTGGTCGCCCAAATCTGGGTCTCGCCGTGGGTTTACCTCTTGCTCGCCTCAGCGTCGGTCGTCGTCGGCGCGCTCTGGTATCTGGGTAGCCATCGTCGCCGACGAACCCGCGTGCATGGCCTTCGCGAACCCGACGAAACCGAAGCGTTCGATGAGATTGCCGTTCTCGTAAAGCGCGTCGATACGTCGGATACAACCGCCTTTTACGGCTGGTGTGGCGGTTCGGTGTACGCCGACTACGACGGTATTAGGTTGGCCTGGACGCTCGCCGAAATCGCTCACGCCCACATCGAACCCGGTGAAGCTGTCCCACCGACTATCCAGCAAAAGTTCGCACGGAATCTGAAACAGTTTGTCCCGAATATCGAGGGCTACGTCGATGCCGTCGAGCGGCCCGAAATCACGAATATGCTCGCCAAAGAGGTGGCCGATGCCGATCAACACCTCCCGAAATCACAGCTCCTCGATCGCGTGATCGAACGCGACCGCCAGCGTATCGGTGGCATCGGCTATGACCCACGGCTGGTGGCTGATCGCTACGAGCGCAACGTCCCTGAGTTGTTCATCGAGGTGCCCGTCGAGATCGACACGCCGACTCGAGGCACCCAGGAGATGACTGCCGTCAAACTCCGGACGGATGATGCCCGCCCGGCGGTAATCGAGACTCGAGCGCAGTTCTCAACGTTGTATCAACCCGATTACCAACCCGACTTCGAATTACCGGACGTCGAAATGCAGACCGAGCGTTTCGACGGGATTTGATCGTTGGATCTCAATCTACGGTGTTGAGTTCCCGAAACTCAAATCGAGCCCCGCCTTCCTCACTATCGGTCAACGAAACCTCCCAGTTGTGTGATTGGGCGATACGGCTAACAATAGTCAATCCAACACCGCTCCCACTATAACCCGTCGTATAACCGTGTTTGAATACCTCTTCTCTATCTTCTGGTGAGATGCCAGAACCGGTATCCTCAACGAAAAATCCGCTCTCTTCTTCAAGTGGTCCGATTCTCACAGCGACACTATTCCCCCCGTGACCAACGGCGTTTCGAAACAGGTTCTCGAAGAGCGCCTGCAACTGACCGCGGTCACAATAGAGGGATTGGTCTTCTATCTCGAGCGTTGCCTGTCGTGAATCGACCATTTCCCACGCTCGATTCGCTACAGTACGAATTGCCACTGTGTCGTACTCATCCGAAGTGGCGTCCGTTCGTGCTAGAGTCAACAAGTCTGTGGTTAGTTCATCGATTCGGTCAAGCGCTTCCAAAGCTCCATCTAAGTAACCCTCATCACCGGTTTCACGAAACATTTCGATATCAGCAACCGCGAGTGAAAGCGGATTCCGAAGATCGTGAGAAATCATGCTTGCAAACTGGTCGAGGCGCTCGTTTTGTCTTTCTAACTCCTTTGCACGCTTTCGTTCCTCAGTGACTCCCTGCGTGACCAACACTCCATAGGACTGGCCCTTAATATCGACTGGCTGGGTCTCGATGTGATGAACTCGGTCGGTATATTCAATATCAAATGACCGTTGCTCACCTTCGATTGTGGCTTGTAACTCTGACTCGAGTTGATCGATGATCGATGACGGAAACAGCTCATCAATTCGGTGGCCGACCATCTCGATTGATTCCTTTTTACTGAACGGCAGGGTTCGAGGCCCTACAATCTGGTATTTGAGGTCATCGTCAAAGAGTACGAGGACTCCATTTGGAAAATTCTCAATCAGTGCCCGTTGTCCGTCCTGCGCCCGAATAATGTTTGAGTCCCCCGTCATGTCCCCCAATATATTCTCAGTAATTGGACTATCACGCAAAAAGGTACTGAAATTCACAGTAAAGATTAATTTTGACAGACTGTCTTCGAGACTGTACAGATAGTAACTAAATACAATCCACCACAACCATGAGTTCCAACACTACCCACGAAACCGCACCTAGCGTACAGCCCAGTGACGACGATAAACTCGAGAAGATAATCGACCGCCAGCAGTCAAAACGCGCCCTCGAACGTCTCGAGGAAGACAATCGTGAAATCGAATCTCGCGTTCGCGAACTGCTGGCCGAAGCCGACAAAGCCCTGGTGGGCGAGAGCCCGCACGATCCGGGCGACCTTCTCGAGACGATTCACTGGTATCTCGTCAATGATGAACGCGTACAGGACTTACTCAGGCCCGCAGACGACCGCCTCGATGCCGCCACGAAGGCGTGGTTCGAACGCCATATTCGCGCTCGAGCGCAGGGCAAGCACCCACCCGCTGGCGAAGAGTTCAAAGTCGCCTACAGAGTCGCCGTTGCCCTCGAGTACACCTACGCCTACGGTGACTCTTCGCGGTACATCCCCGTCAAAATGGAATCACTCGACATTCCAGGGGCGGCTTCAACCCCATCGAAGGCTATCAACCCCGTAGGGCGTCGGAGACTCTCGAAAACACAGACCCGCGACGAAACCAAAGACGAAGTGCGAATCAATCACGAAGACTGCGAACACGTCCTAGTGATTGCCCTCCCAAGAAAGGGCAAGGACTCGACGATCGTCAATATCGCAGGCAACCTCAAAGACCAACACGGCTACAAGTGGTTTTCCTGCCTGGATGACGGGCGCAACGAAACGCCGATGATCGGTATCCCGAACGACGAAAAGGCTATTCTCGAGAACCTCGAGCAACTCAATCAGTCCCCCAAAGCCTACGATACGCGGGTGTACGTCCCCGACACGAGTGGCGTCCCCGACGTGCTTCCATCAAACTTCAAGCCCTTTACAATCGGTATCGACACGCTCACTCCCCGGTTGATCCTCCGACTCGCGGGAATCACGACCGACGACTCGAATACGATGCGTCGGATCGGGCAGGCACTCGAGGAAGCCAAACTCCAAAACGGCGGTGTCGAAAAACTCGTCGCGCTGTTGAACGAGTACGCCGAAGAGATTGAAGCGACGATTACGGTCACCGAGTTGATCGACGACGAATTCGAGAGCGAAGGCGGCCACGATGTCGTGGCTGACGCCTCACAGGTCGAAGAGGACTATTCCGTCCGAGAGTTCAACACGACGATGGATGCTGATGACGTTCTCGAGGAGTGCGCTCAATCCATCATGATGTTGGCTGGCGAGGGCCTGATTGCAGATTCCGGCGAGGAGACCAACCTCAATATCAAAGCCGAACTCGCCGCTCAAGACCGGGTGGCCGTGTTGAACTGTAACTTCCTCGAGCCACGGAATGAGGCGCTCAAGTACATCATCCTCAATCTCTGGTTGCGTCTGATCTTCCGCGCTCGAGACGAAAACTCGAGACTCCCACGGGCACTGCTCGAGATTCGAGAGTTGAAGGATATCTGCCCTTCGGTGATGGCGAACGCCCAGTACAACAAAGAGGTGAAAGCGCTGCGGAATACGATCTACGAAATCGCCACTCGAGGCGGCTCTCGCCGAATCCTCATGCTCGGCAGTACGCAGAAACTCAATGACGTGTACAAGGCCGTCCGGACGAATATGCCCGTGAAGATTCTCCTCCAGTTGGGCGAAGAAGAGATTATGACGCTGGATAGGTCCTATGACTTCACGCCCAGACAGCAAGAGCAACTCACAGGGTTCGACCCCGGCTGGGGAATGCTGTTGAACGACGGCGAGGCTCATTACCCAATCCAGTGGCGTGGCGCTCGCTGTGGTCTGGGGCTAGGTGACGAACACTGGCGGGATCGGTATGGCAAGGCCTGGGGCGCTCGAGTCCGACAGGGCTTCCGTGACGGCTGGAAAACCCGGCACCGAGACAGCGACTACTGGGTGAACACACAGACGGGTGCAGTCAACGCCATCGATATCTCGAACGACGATATACCGGAGTTAGGTGAGTGGCACCTCACGCTCGCGGATATCCGCAAACACGTCCCCGCTACGTTTGCTTTCGAAGCAATCGAAGCGGGCGAGACGATCGACAGGCAACTCCTCGATACCACGCTTGAAGCTCGACGAGATGGCGAGATACCGAGTCCCCTAGCGCTCCGGAAAGCCGACCGTCGAACCGAACGTACGCTAACCTTTGCGTCCGAAGAGGAAGCCAGAGAACAGCGCAAGCGCCAAATCCTGAATCAAGAGAGCGTTCCGAAGTGTCTCGAGGGCTGGCTGGGTGAGAGTAAACGCGATATGCGGGAGAAACTACTCACGATTCTCGAGGCCGTGAACGGAGATGACCGTGACGAGATTACAGGCGGTCGCCAGATCGCCGAAGCCTCCGGTGTCCCCTATGGAACGGTCACTCATTACATCAAATCCGGCGGGCAACTCGAGCGGTGTCTAACCAAATCCGACGATGGCGTGTACAAACTCACGGGAATCGGTCGGCGAGCGCTCAAAATCGATTGGGAAGATTTGGACCGCTTCTTCTGATCGTGAATCGAGTTCCGATGCACGCGATGATTCAACTCACACCCCGACGCCCGATAGTACTTTTATAACCCACACGAATCACGCACGGGATACCGTGTTCGGGTAGGTCGTACACACTAGTGTAGACGCGCGAATTAAAATCAGATCACATCGCCGTTCACCGTGGTGAACTCTCTGTTGTCGCGGGTCACACACGCCAGAAACACGCCCACAAAACCACCTGACGATACAGTGACCAGGCTATTCGACCGCCAATCGATATAAATACTGTTTTCAGTTCCAAACCCTCTCGGAGCGTTGAACAGGACTAACCCATTGTTTGATCTATGTGGTGATAGGGGAGAGATTATGCCTTCCAAATATTCTCGTTCCACCACGTTCCCAGTGCCAATTTTCAGTGGAAAACTATGGGTTCGACCCGAACTATATCAGTCAGAGGAATGCGCGTTACACATCGGACTGCATATTGCCAATTGGTGTCCCCACAAAGAGAGATTATCCGGTTTTAGCACCGACATCGATTTAATTGTGTAAGAATCCTCTTTATCGAATCCAACTGTACCACCTCTGACACGGTAGGTCAGATGTTGGGTCCTATCGATAGCATCTCGGACTTCTTCATCTTGCGATTCAATGTCACTGAATGTGAAGGGGTTTTTGGCTGCGATGATATCCGCATCACCGGTTTCTTCTTGATCCAGTGGATATACTTCTTGCAGGTCCTGCTGATCCCCCCTGACAGTAATACTCGCAACTTCGGTTTCTCGCTGCGGGACTGGTCGACCCTTGTTATCCTGAACCATCTTCTCAAGATTCGGCCAAGTTAACACCGGGCTATCCATCAAGACTCCAGACTCCCAATCATAAACAATCTCCCACTCTGACTCATCCTGATCAGAGTAGGATTTGCCTCCTCGTAGGAATAGATAGAAGAGACCATATTCGATCGGAGCGAGAATTACGAAACAGGGCCTGTGCATACGGAGCTCCTGGCTGTACCTACTCTCTAATGTTCCCTTCAACTCCTCGCCAAGCGTGAAGGCATTTCGGAGATCATCTGCAAGATTCTCAATGCCACTGGCGTGGAAACTGTAGTCGGAATACTGCAGAGTATAAAATAACTGCCCTTGGTCAGTCTTAACATCGAGGTGTGTCTCAACTTTCTCGATAAACTGTAAGATTTCATTGGGTGACGCCCAGCCATCAGCCACGGGTAGATTGACAGTTACGGATTTGCCAGGTTGTGCAGGATCATAGGAGTGAATACCGTGAAATGGAACTAAACTTCCATAGCCGCCGATTGAGATCGCTCGTTTATCGTAGTTGTCTGGAACCATTTGTATTCACATTATCTCTGAAACGTGGATTGATATGTCTTCTGGAAATGAATAAAAACCAATATTTTAAGATGAGTACACGGCATTTGACGTCCAAAATCTTCCAACCATTGAAATAGGTGTCCAATATCTCAGTTTTGAAAATACAAGCACGGTTGATAACTCCTCTCACTCATCATAGCGCATATTGTACTGTCGGTAGGCCTCGAGTTGCTCGAGGAACGTTCGCCTGGTATCCAACAGCGGCTCGTCGACGCCTGGTGAGTCGGGTTTGGGTAAGGGCACGTCGACGGCGGCCAGTACCTCCCTATGGTCAACCCCGCTGATCGTCTCGGTGAGCTGTGAGCGATACTTCGTAATTCGTTCGTCCTCGCGAACTGCGTACTCTCTGTCCTCGAGCATACTCAATCCCTGCTGGGCGGCTTCGATATCGCCCTCGAGCCGATCCTGGTATCGATCAACGGCCTGCCGAAGTTCCTCGAGTGCGGTTTCAATCTCGTCTTCGCGTGCGTAGAAGGCTCTCTGGAGGGCCTCGCGAGCGTCGTCTCGAGCGTCACTCATGCGCTCTTTGATTCGCTCGCCGAGCTCGGCGTCGTAGAAGGCCTCGAGTCTCTCCTCGAGTTCCTTCTCGAACGCTTCGGGGTAGCGCGTCGAAAACCCCTGAATCTCGACGGGATACTGCCCAGCATACTCTCGGAACAGTTGTTTCTGCGTTTCATACCCTTTCGCAGCGGCCACGCCGCGCTCGAGGCCATCGGGCACCTTCGCCGGGTCGCCTGGAATCCCGTATTCTTTGACCTGCGCTTTGGTCACCGCGCCTTTCACCAACTCGACGTCGACGTCGTTCAGCGCACCGAGTACCTCGAGCTTGCGCCCCGCCGAAAGCGGCATATCTGCGCCTTTGGAATCCCAGTCCGAGACGATCACGACGGCAAGGTCCTGGTTTCGTGTCGCCGCAATGTCGATGGCTTTCTCACACATCGTTAGTGAGAACTCTCCCTTCCCCGCTTCACGGATGGTCGCACCGTACTCCCCCGCAAGCGCTTCGGGAATCACGCCCGATTTTTCGGACCAAATCTCGATATAGTATCGCTGTTCGGCATTCGCGTCGAAATACATCCGATGGAAGGCCTGATCGGCAACCATCTTCGCTGCCGTCTCGATGAACGTCCCCGTATCCTCGAATAGGATCTCAGCAGGCTCAATTCTCGAGGGCAACCGTGCATGGCGATAGCCGTCATCAACGTCGATATCGCTGGCAATATCGTGTAGATCCGTCTCGCCTGTATTCGGCAGTGGCCGATCGACGCTCTCGAAGGCCGTAGGTGTAACATCTGTGTTCGTCGAGTCTTCGATGCGACTCGAGTCGATCAGCCCCAGGATACGCGCCCATTTGAACGCCTCTTTCAGTTCAAT is a window from the Natronosalvus amylolyticus genome containing:
- a CDS encoding DUF4175 domain-containing protein encodes the protein MDDGDRLDDQPLSAVIDEPADIPTLRERIKTMAQEARDRGEEATVEDFLAQSRKNDAAYISPADLEKAEWVADIYEQEGEPETHARDFHYRILGKGYEMRDGSEYAHSNRCWIELKEAFKWARILGLIDSSRIEDSTNTDVTPTAFESVDRPLPNTGETDLHDIASDIDVDDGYRHARLPSRIEPAEILFEDTGTFIETAAKMVADQAFHRMYFDANAEQRYYIEIWSEKSGVIPEALAGEYGATIREAGKGEFSLTMCEKAIDIAATRNQDLAVVIVSDWDSKGADMPLSAGRKLEVLGALNDVDVELVKGAVTKAQVKEYGIPGDPAKVPDGLERGVAAAKGYETQKQLFREYAGQYPVEIQGFSTRYPEAFEKELEERLEAFYDAELGERIKERMSDARDDAREALQRAFYAREDEIETALEELRQAVDRYQDRLEGDIEAAQQGLSMLEDREYAVREDERITKYRSQLTETISGVDHREVLAAVDVPLPKPDSPGVDEPLLDTRRTFLEQLEAYRQYNMRYDE
- a CDS encoding sensor histidine kinase, translating into MTGDSNIIRAQDGQRALIENFPNGVLVLFDDDLKYQIVGPRTLPFSKKESIEMVGHRIDELFPSSIIDQLESELQATIEGEQRSFDIEYTDRVHHIETQPVDIKGQSYGVLVTQGVTEERKRAKELERQNERLDQFASMISHDLRNPLSLAVADIEMFRETGDEGYLDGALEALDRIDELTTDLLTLARTDATSDEYDTVAIRTVANRAWEMVDSRQATLEIEDQSLYCDRGQLQALFENLFRNAVGHGGNSVAVRIGPLEEESGFFVEDTGSGISPEDREEVFKHGYTTGYSGSGVGLTIVSRIAQSHNWEVSLTDSEEGGARFEFRELNTVD